CGCGTGCCGCTCCGCCGGTATGGCATCCCGGAAGAGGTGGCCAATATTACCCTGTCCTGCTGTTTGCCAGCCGCCTCCTACCTGAACGGCGTGGCAATCCCGGTGGATGGTGGACTGACCATCAAGAACGCCTGATCAGGTCGGCAATTCTTGATTCTTCTCGAGCACCTCGCCCGCGAGATAGAGCGATCCACCGATCAGGATCCGGTCCGGCTTGCCAGCAGCCGCGGCGGTCATCGCCTGTTCGAGCGAGCCATGCATATGGCTTTCGGGCAAATAGAGTTTTGCTGTTTCAGCCAACTGGACCGGGTCCGCGCTGGCATGTCCCGGCGCGTTGGGGATGGTATGCACAGCCTCCACTGCGCCTTTGAATGGGTGGAAGAAACCGCCATGGTCCTTGCTCGCCAGCATCCCGACGACCATGACCGTGGTGCCACCCATTTCGCGCAATAATTCTGCAATCGCCGTTGCCGCATGCGGGTTATGTCCGCCGTCCAGCCAGACATCGGCGCCGCCGCCAAGGCGCGACACGGGGCCGTCCGACAGCTTCTGCATGCGCGCGGGCCAGACCGCCGTCTGTGCGCCCTGCCAGATGGCCGCGTCCTTGATCCGAGGGGTCTCCAGCGTTCGCATGGCCAGACCGGCAAGTGCAGCATTGTAGCGTTGGTGCGTGCCGGGCAAAGCGACAGATTCCGGGACTCTTTCGATATCTTCCATCGAGAGCGGCGTTAATGGCGCGGCGAGTTCTTCAGCCTGCTTCTTGATGACATCGCCGCAGACGCGCGCCTGAATGGCCGAAACAACCGGGCGCCCTGGTTTGATGATTCCGGCCTTCTCGCCCGCAATGAAGGCGAGATCCGATCCCAGGAACTGCTTGTGGTCAAAGTCCACCGGCGTAATGACGCTGAGCGCCGGGCTCTGAATGACATTGGTCGCATCATAGCGTCCGCCAAGGCCGACCTCGAGAACAAGCAGATCCGCGGGAACCTCGCTGAACGCCAGGATTGCGGTTGCTGTCGTCGCTTCAAACCGAGTGATCTCGCGCCCATCGAGCGCTGCATGGACCCGGTCCAGCCAGGCGATCAGCGCGTCATCCTCGACCAGTTTCCCGGCCAGCCGAATGCGTTCATTGAAGCGCACCAGATGCGGCGACGTGTAGACATGGACGGAAAGGCCTTCCGCTTCCGCCATGGCACGCAGATAAGCGCAGGTGGAGCCTTTGCCATTGGTGCCCGCCACATGAATGGTCGGCGGCAGCTTGTCCTGCGGACGTCCGAGCGACTCCAGCAAGGCCTCGATGCGACCAAGTGAAAGCTCGATCTTGTCTGGATACAGACCTTCAAATTGCTGCAGAGCCGCTTCGACGGCGGCGGAGTCGGCGCTCAATCTTTTTGGGCGCGCGGCACCGGCGCGTCAGCTGACGGGGCCTCTACCGGCAGGGTCGAGACGTCCTTCTCAGCGACTTTGCGCTTCGGCATCAGATGCGTAAGCAGGCGCGACAGTGTGCTCTTCAGTTCCCGTCGATCGACGACAATGTCCACGGCGCCTTTTTCGCGCAGGAATTCCGAGCGCTGGAACCCTTCCGGAAGTTTCTCACGAATGGTCTGCTCAATCACGCGCGGGCCAGAGAAGGCAATCATCGCACCTGGCTCAGCCAGGTGAACATCGCCAAGCATCGCATAAGAGGCCGACACACCGCCCGAGGTCGGATCGCACAGGACCACAACATAAGGCAGACCAGCTTCTTTCACTTCCTGAATGGCCAGGGTCGAACGTGGCATCTGCATCAGAGACAGGGTCCCTTCCTGCATACGTGCGCCGCCGGAAGCGGTGCAGATCACAAAAGCCGCCTTACGCGCCACAGCCATTTGCGCGGCAGCAATAAAGGCCTCACCCGCCGCCATGCCCAGGGATCCGCCCATGAAGGCGAAATCCTGGACCAGGACGACAGTCGGCACGCCGTTCACCTTGCCGAACGCCGCCGCCATGCAATCGTCCTGAGCGATCGGAGAGACTGACCCGGTATCTGGTGCCTCTTCCTTGTCGCGCTTTGCAATCTTGGTTTTCGCCCCTTTGATACGGGACGGATATGCCTTGTCATCCTTGAACTTGAGCGGATCGGTTGGGACTGGCGGCAACGGAATCGGCTCCCAGCGCTCCTGATCGAAAAACAGGCGGAAACGACGGCGCGGCGAAATCCGCAAATGCGCGCCCGCCGGGGTCACGTACCAGCTCTCTTCCAGGTCCGAACGGTAAACCAGTTCGCCGGATACCGGGCACTTCACCCAGAGATTATCTGGTGTGTCTTTCTTGGTTCCAGACAGCAGGCCTTTCAGGCCCGGTGTGCGAAAATTCGTCAGCCAGTTCATCGCGTTACGATCCCTCTGTCCGATCCCGGACTTTATTTGGCTGGCACTCCACCCGTCAGCGCCGAACTTAACTCGCGGGCCAATTGACCCATCTTCTCTGCCGCAACTTGTGGCGTTTTGGCCACACTTGCAAGTCTT
This DNA window, taken from Hyphomonas sp. Mor2, encodes the following:
- a CDS encoding folylpolyglutamate synthase/dihydrofolate synthase family protein; this encodes MSADSAAVEAALQQFEGLYPDKIELSLGRIEALLESLGRPQDKLPPTIHVAGTNGKGSTCAYLRAMAEAEGLSVHVYTSPHLVRFNERIRLAGKLVEDDALIAWLDRVHAALDGREITRFEATTATAILAFSEVPADLLVLEVGLGGRYDATNVIQSPALSVITPVDFDHKQFLGSDLAFIAGEKAGIIKPGRPVVSAIQARVCGDVIKKQAEELAAPLTPLSMEDIERVPESVALPGTHQRYNAALAGLAMRTLETPRIKDAAIWQGAQTAVWPARMQKLSDGPVSRLGGGADVWLDGGHNPHAATAIAELLREMGGTTVMVVGMLASKDHGGFFHPFKGAVEAVHTIPNAPGHASADPVQLAETAKLYLPESHMHGSLEQAMTAAAAGKPDRILIGGSLYLAGEVLEKNQELPT
- a CDS encoding acetyl-CoA carboxylase carboxyltransferase subunit beta, whose product is MNWLTNFRTPGLKGLLSGTKKDTPDNLWVKCPVSGELVYRSDLEESWYVTPAGAHLRISPRRRFRLFFDQERWEPIPLPPVPTDPLKFKDDKAYPSRIKGAKTKIAKRDKEEAPDTGSVSPIAQDDCMAAAFGKVNGVPTVVLVQDFAFMGGSLGMAAGEAFIAAAQMAVARKAAFVICTASGGARMQEGTLSLMQMPRSTLAIQEVKEAGLPYVVVLCDPTSGGVSASYAMLGDVHLAEPGAMIAFSGPRVIEQTIREKLPEGFQRSEFLREKGAVDIVVDRRELKSTLSRLLTHLMPKRKVAEKDVSTLPVEAPSADAPVPRAQKD